One genomic segment of Capricornis sumatraensis isolate serow.1 chromosome 6, serow.2, whole genome shotgun sequence includes these proteins:
- the LOC138081249 gene encoding large ribosomal subunit protein uL14-like — protein sequence MSKRGRGGSSGAKFLISLGLPVGAVINGADNTGAKSLYIISVKGIKGRLNRLPAAGVGDMVMATVKKGKPELRKKVHPAVVIRQRKSYRRKDGVFLYFEDNAGVIVNNKGKMKGSAITGPVAK from the coding sequence ATGTCGAAGCGAGGACGTGGTGGGTCCTCTGGTGCGAAATTCCTGATTTCCTTGGGTCTTCCGGTTGGAGCCGTGATCAACGGTGCTGACAACACAGGAGCCAAAAGTCTGTATATCATCTCTGTGAAGGGGATCAAGGGACGATTGAATAGACTTCCTGCTGCTGGTGTGGGTGACATGGTAATGGCCACAGTCAAGAAAGGCAAACCAGAGCTCAGAAAGAAGGTACATCCAGCGGTGGTAATTCGACAACGAAAGTCATACCGGAGAAAAGATGGtgtgtttctttattttgaaGATAATGCAGGGGTCATAGTAAACAATAAAGGCAAGATGAAAGGTTCTGCCATCACAGGACCAGTTGCAAAGTAA